In Dehalococcoidia bacterium, the following proteins share a genomic window:
- a CDS encoding MFS transporter — translation MEQVSAPPRTGLGAGRVFLLGGLTLGHAIIHWYQQSFVILLPEIKRTLGLDPVQVGALSSVRAISGGAANLPAGFISDLFRRQGALVLAVSMAWIGLAYLLVGIAPTYALLLPAVALVGMGGAIWHPPAIGLLSRRWADRRGFAVAVHGVGGSIGDTLAPLAVGILLLVFFWRNLLHFYAIPAVVLALGVWWFLRSAYQEGGERPTLRGYFGAAGKVLTNKVILVLLVVAGVRAMGQQAILTFLPIYLREDFQYSSAFAGLMLSVLTLMGIASQPALGWLSDRFGRKAVLVPGLALLALFALLLAWARPGWELVSVVVILGLFFYALQATILAAAMDATAQGAEATSVSLIFGGTFIFSSVSPVIAGAVAKAWGITSVFYYAAALYVLCVVLTLPLRLRRGT, via the coding sequence ATGGAACAGGTGAGTGCGCCACCACGCACGGGTCTAGGGGCGGGGCGTGTCTTTTTGTTGGGCGGGCTGACTTTAGGGCACGCCATTATCCACTGGTATCAACAGTCCTTTGTCATCCTGTTGCCAGAGATCAAGCGCACCCTGGGGTTAGACCCGGTGCAGGTGGGTGCCCTCTCTAGCGTGCGGGCCATATCAGGGGGCGCGGCGAATCTGCCTGCTGGCTTCATCTCCGATCTGTTCCGACGGCAGGGGGCGTTGGTTCTGGCAGTGAGTATGGCGTGGATAGGGCTGGCGTATCTGCTGGTAGGTATCGCCCCGACGTATGCCCTCTTGTTACCAGCCGTGGCTTTGGTGGGGATGGGTGGGGCCATCTGGCACCCGCCGGCCATTGGGCTGTTGTCGCGCCGCTGGGCCGACCGTCGGGGTTTCGCGGTGGCCGTGCACGGGGTGGGGGGGAGCATCGGCGATACCCTGGCACCCCTGGCGGTAGGGATATTGTTACTCGTCTTTTTCTGGCGCAATCTCCTCCATTTCTATGCTATTCCAGCGGTGGTGTTGGCGTTGGGTGTGTGGTGGTTCCTACGCTCCGCCTATCAGGAGGGCGGGGAACGGCCCACGCTTCGAGGCTATTTTGGGGCCGCGGGGAAGGTGTTGACGAATAAGGTGATTCTGGTGCTTCTGGTGGTGGCAGGTGTGCGGGCTATGGGCCAGCAGGCCATCCTGACCTTCCTGCCCATTTATTTGCGGGAGGACTTCCAGTATTCCTCGGCCTTCGCCGGCCTCATGCTGAGCGTGCTCACCCTGATGGGGATAGCGTCCCAGCCGGCTTTGGGGTGGCTATCCGACCGCTTCGGGAGGAAGGCGGTGCTTGTGCCGGGGCTGGCGTTGCTGGCTCTCTTCGCCTTGCTGCTGGCGTGGGCACGGCCCGGCTGGGAACTGGTAAGTGTTGTGGTGATTTTGGGGCTATTCTTCTACGCTCTACAGGCCACCATCTTGGCGGCGGCCATGGACGCCACGGCGCAGGGTGCCGAGGCCACCTCCGTCAGCCTCATCTTTGGTGGAACTTTCATCTTCTCCTCGGTGTCGCCGGTCATCGCGGGGGCGGTCGCCAAGGCGTGGGGCATCACCAGCGTGTTCTACTATGCGGCGGCCCTGTATGTGCTGTGTGTGGTGTTGACCCTCCCCTTGCGCCTGCGGCGGGGAACATAG
- a CDS encoding aminotransferase class V-fold PLP-dependent enzyme: MCARQTAGIYEALGVRRVINAAGSMTILGGSMLSPRVLAAMEEANESFVDMEELLTKSGQVIARILGAEAALVTSGCYAALVLGAAGIMTGTDPARIARLPDTTGMNNEFLIQKRMRYHYDRCVTVPGGQLVEVGDEQGTTPDQLERAIGPRTAGILYLARMEGDPGILPIPQVVSIAHRRGVAVLIDAAAEVYPLERMRWLCQSGADLVCFGAKYFGSTHSTGVLCGKKGAVEAATLNNFIAYETHDNHAIGRGYKVDRQEVVATVVALQEWFQMNHEERFAQQERRIHTILQALEGIPHITTQRLWERQGPWMRLMVTLNEQPLGKTAVAVQQALRQGNPSIRIRAEGNNLLIAVHTLREGEDAIVAQHLRAALSP, from the coding sequence ATGTGCGCCAGGCAGACCGCAGGTATTTACGAGGCATTGGGCGTCCGTCGGGTCATTAACGCCGCCGGGAGCATGACCATTCTCGGCGGATCCATGCTCAGTCCCCGGGTGCTGGCCGCAATGGAGGAGGCCAACGAGTCCTTCGTGGATATGGAGGAACTGCTGACGAAGTCGGGACAGGTTATCGCCCGCATTCTGGGGGCCGAGGCGGCTCTGGTTACCTCAGGGTGCTATGCCGCCCTGGTGCTGGGGGCAGCCGGCATCATGACCGGCACCGACCCCGCCCGCATCGCCCGCCTGCCCGACACCACAGGGATGAACAACGAGTTCCTCATCCAGAAGCGCATGCGCTATCACTACGACCGCTGTGTCACGGTGCCCGGGGGACAGCTGGTGGAGGTGGGGGACGAGCAAGGCACCACCCCCGACCAGTTGGAGCGGGCCATCGGCCCCCGCACGGCCGGCATCCTCTACCTGGCGCGCATGGAGGGCGACCCGGGAATCCTCCCTATCCCCCAAGTGGTGAGTATCGCGCACCGCCGGGGAGTGGCCGTTCTGATCGACGCCGCCGCAGAGGTCTATCCGCTGGAGCGCATGCGCTGGCTCTGCCAGAGCGGGGCCGATCTGGTGTGCTTCGGAGCCAAATACTTCGGCTCCACCCATTCCACAGGGGTGCTGTGCGGCAAGAAGGGGGCAGTGGAGGCAGCCACCCTCAACAACTTTATCGCCTATGAAACCCACGATAACCACGCTATCGGACGGGGCTACAAGGTGGACCGCCAAGAGGTGGTGGCCACCGTGGTAGCTCTGCAGGAGTGGTTCCAAATGAACCACGAGGAGCGGTTCGCCCAGCAGGAGCGACGCATCCACACCATACTGCAGGCGTTGGAGGGCATCCCTCACATTACCACCCAACGCCTCTGGGAGCGCCAAGGGCCCTGGATGCGCCTGATGGTAACCCTGAACGAACAGCCTCTGGGGAAGACGGCCGTTGCTGTGCAGCAGGCCCTGCGCCAGGGCAATCCCAGCATCCGCATCCGTGCCGAGGGAAATAACCTCCTCATCGCGGTGCACACCCTGCGGGAGGGCGAAGACGCCATCGTCGCCCAGCACCTGCGGGCGGCCCTTTCCCCGTAG
- a CDS encoding M24 family metallopeptidase produces the protein MLSTVEKAQGWLRRHRVDAWLLYDYLGANPVFWAVVGKLGMVTRPCWLFVPARGQPRLLVHAVDAGKFRSLGLPLTVFANRAQMLRHLRRWLTGLQRVAMEYSPQGALPRVGRVDAGTVELVRGWGLQVLPSGDLFQESALLWTPAQEQSHREAACLLSAIVLEAFAFLGQDLSGALTEWDTAQFIRTRFADLGLESPEGPIVAVNAHSSDPHYEPTPSAAAPVRRGDWVLIDLWGRLKGEDTIYADITWVGYAGPEAPPRQQEVFRVVCQARDAALSALQKAWEKGRVLQGWQVDRVARRLIAQAGYGKYFTHRLGHSLGRTVHGDAVNLDSWETRDTRCIIPGIGFTIEPGIYLPEFGVRSEIDVFFSPSGPQVTTAVQQSIVLIGERLDLPKGPSYNRPS, from the coding sequence ATGTTGTCCACCGTGGAGAAGGCCCAAGGGTGGCTGCGCCGCCACCGTGTGGACGCCTGGCTCCTCTACGACTACCTGGGGGCCAACCCCGTGTTTTGGGCGGTCGTCGGCAAACTGGGCATGGTAACCCGCCCCTGCTGGCTGTTCGTCCCAGCGCGTGGTCAGCCCCGCCTGTTAGTGCACGCCGTAGATGCCGGCAAGTTCCGGAGCCTGGGATTGCCCCTCACCGTGTTCGCCAACCGTGCCCAGATGCTCCGCCATCTGCGCCGATGGCTCACGGGACTGCAGCGTGTGGCTATGGAATATAGCCCCCAGGGGGCCCTCCCGCGGGTGGGGCGAGTGGACGCGGGGACAGTGGAACTGGTGCGGGGATGGGGACTGCAGGTGCTCCCCTCGGGCGACCTGTTCCAGGAGTCCGCCCTCCTCTGGACGCCCGCCCAGGAGCAGTCCCACCGGGAGGCAGCCTGCTTGCTGTCGGCCATCGTTCTGGAGGCGTTCGCCTTCCTGGGGCAGGACCTGTCGGGGGCCTTGACCGAGTGGGACACGGCCCAGTTCATCCGCACACGCTTCGCCGACCTGGGGCTGGAAAGCCCCGAAGGCCCCATCGTGGCTGTCAACGCCCACTCCAGCGACCCCCACTACGAGCCGACCCCCTCCGCAGCGGCACCCGTGCGCCGCGGCGACTGGGTGCTTATAGACCTATGGGGGCGTCTGAAGGGGGAAGACACCATCTATGCCGACATCACATGGGTGGGATACGCTGGCCCTGAAGCCCCTCCCCGGCAGCAAGAGGTGTTCCGCGTCGTCTGCCAGGCGCGGGATGCGGCCCTCTCCGCACTTCAGAAGGCGTGGGAAAAGGGGCGGGTGCTCCAGGGATGGCAGGTGGACAGGGTCGCCCGCCGCCTGATCGCCCAGGCAGGTTATGGCAAGTACTTCACCCATCGCCTGGGACATAGTCTGGGGCGCACGGTGCACGGGGACGCCGTCAACCTGGATTCCTGGGAAACACGGGACACCCGTTGCATCATCCCTGGGATCGGCTTCACCATTGAGCCGGGCATCTACCTCCCGGAGTTTGGCGTGCGCTCGGAGATAGATGTATTCTTTAGCCCCTCTGGCCCCCAGGTTACCACTGCCGTGCAGCAGAGCATAGTGCTTATTGGCGAGCGTCTTGACCTCCCTAAAGGCCCCTCCTATAATCGCCCCAGTTGA
- a CDS encoding tetratricopeptide repeat protein, protein MTRRHRACGARGVGGEPVQRGAEHQREAWELFQRGYALQKQGRLEEAVRAYQRSLDIYPTAEAYTFLGWALSHMGRLEEAIEYCRKAIALDPDYGNPYNDIGAYLIELGRLDEAIPWLEQALRAKRYDHYCFPWMNLGRIWERKGLWYRALECYKNALQCDPHYQPAARALARLRGLLN, encoded by the coding sequence GTGACACGCCGGCACCGGGCCTGCGGGGCTCGGGGCGTGGGGGGTGAGCCTGTGCAGAGGGGAGCAGAGCACCAGCGGGAGGCATGGGAACTGTTCCAGAGGGGCTACGCACTCCAAAAGCAGGGGCGCTTGGAGGAGGCGGTGCGCGCCTACCAACGTTCCTTGGACATTTACCCAACGGCGGAAGCCTATACCTTCCTAGGCTGGGCACTCTCCCACATGGGCCGTTTGGAGGAGGCCATTGAGTATTGCCGGAAGGCCATCGCCTTAGACCCGGACTACGGCAATCCCTATAACGATATCGGGGCGTACCTGATTGAACTGGGGCGGTTAGACGAGGCGATTCCCTGGCTGGAACAGGCCTTGCGTGCCAAACGCTACGACCACTACTGCTTCCCCTGGATGAACCTGGGGCGCATTTGGGAGCGCAAAGGGCTGTGGTATCGGGCGCTGGAATGTTATAAGAATGCTCTCCAGTGCGACCCCCACTACCAGCCCGCCGCCCGGGCCCTGGCCCGTCTGCGGGGCCTGTTGAACTAA
- a CDS encoding TldD/PmbA family protein: protein MSIGIESLDAVIPVAEEVARTARRLRGCRECEIRLGAWEVRTCTAENGVEKVSTADCHMGLGVRVVAENGSIAAGFCGRVLGGADLSRSMQVLQDAVRHAHARAVANAREKHRVATLYGSLGASFTPLALLPAPVVRTRIPPVFRIDPRSVPLEEVVRLVTRASRAAAGVSPQVAFNTVIGTTALVRDVFVSAAGSSIDRIYALSEGLVFVASRGETGPLDLYDFTGHQRGWEVLTEGYRNAHIHLEPLEEFARRLASTAVEVSNAPHLRPPEGEVVVVTDPHFNALVCHEVVGHPSELDRAFKMETAYAGRSWLFKDLQENMLGKQVASPLVSVVSDPTMEGFGSYPYDHEGTPARRVYNIRNGIYTEFLSSRQTAALLGLESNGHYVATEPFRVPLIRMSNTAFLGGDRDPQDIIGDVERGWYVVGHRIPSVAESRENFRISAVKVYEIRNGQIGQLYRDGAVMADTRDFFMHIDAVGNDFRLFPIPNCGKGQPMQAKRMSNGGPTLRSVARLTGTSR from the coding sequence ATGAGCATCGGTATCGAGTCCTTGGACGCTGTGATTCCTGTGGCGGAGGAGGTGGCACGGACGGCGCGCCGCCTGCGGGGGTGTCGGGAGTGCGAAATTCGCCTGGGGGCGTGGGAGGTGCGCACCTGCACCGCCGAGAACGGCGTGGAAAAGGTCAGCACCGCCGACTGCCACATGGGGCTGGGGGTGCGGGTGGTGGCCGAGAACGGCTCCATAGCCGCAGGTTTCTGCGGCAGGGTGCTGGGGGGAGCCGATCTGTCCCGTAGCATGCAGGTGCTGCAGGATGCGGTTCGTCACGCCCACGCGCGCGCCGTTGCCAACGCCCGGGAAAAACACCGTGTCGCCACCCTTTATGGATCCCTGGGGGCGAGTTTCACGCCTTTGGCGTTGCTGCCGGCCCCTGTGGTGCGGACGCGCATTCCCCCCGTGTTTCGGATAGACCCCCGCTCTGTGCCCTTGGAGGAGGTGGTGCGTCTGGTCACCCGGGCCTCCCGGGCAGCGGCGGGCGTCAGCCCACAGGTGGCTTTCAACACCGTCATCGGAACGACGGCTTTGGTGCGGGATGTGTTTGTGAGCGCCGCCGGCTCGTCGATTGACCGCATCTATGCCTTATCGGAGGGCCTGGTGTTCGTGGCCTCTCGGGGGGAGACGGGCCCCCTGGACCTTTACGATTTCACTGGCCATCAGAGGGGTTGGGAGGTGCTCACCGAAGGCTACCGCAACGCCCATATCCATTTGGAGCCGCTGGAGGAGTTCGCCCGCCGCCTGGCTTCTACGGCGGTGGAAGTCTCCAATGCCCCCCACTTGCGCCCGCCCGAGGGGGAGGTGGTGGTGGTAACCGATCCCCACTTCAACGCCCTGGTGTGCCACGAGGTGGTGGGGCATCCCTCGGAACTGGACCGGGCTTTCAAAATGGAGACGGCGTACGCAGGGCGCTCCTGGCTGTTCAAAGACCTGCAGGAGAACATGCTGGGCAAGCAGGTCGCTTCGCCGTTGGTGAGCGTAGTGTCGGACCCGACGATGGAGGGGTTTGGCTCGTATCCCTATGACCACGAGGGCACTCCCGCCCGGCGGGTCTACAACATCCGAAATGGCATTTACACCGAGTTCCTCTCCAGCCGGCAAACGGCAGCCCTCCTGGGCTTGGAAAGCAACGGACACTATGTGGCTACCGAGCCTTTCCGTGTGCCCCTTATTCGCATGTCCAACACGGCTTTCCTGGGAGGGGACCGGGATCCTCAGGACATCATCGGCGACGTGGAGCGGGGGTGGTATGTGGTGGGGCACCGCATCCCCTCGGTGGCCGAGAGCCGGGAGAACTTCCGCATCTCGGCGGTGAAGGTGTATGAAATCCGCAACGGTCAGATAGGGCAACTCTATCGGGACGGAGCGGTCATGGCCGATACTCGCGACTTTTTTATGCACATTGACGCGGTGGGGAACGACTTCCGCCTGTTCCCCATCCCCAACTGCGGGAAGGGGCAGCCCATGCAGGCCAAGCGGATGAGCAACGGGGGCCCCACCCTGCGCTCGGTGGCCCGTCTGACGGGAACTTCCCGCTGA
- a CDS encoding metallopeptidase TldD-related protein: protein MIPLATLKRTVQEGLAYLHAQPDVQEAEVFAASNGALFARLNYTSHLPCNGVEEPKSQESYGVAVRILFRGEGGLRYGAGSEPSDLSLEGVKRALQKARRAAVLDPDRTSLPRPTGERRRLRRYHDPLVMRMRDDDLVRVGWTAVEGALGAFQSAEDLVSLVERPDQLPRLGLILGGDVTVLQERIAVGSTHIPVDTDQSTLVMAFLTSMVEARVSKGSAWMVGTRLTDFSPEPGAECARNAVRAMDGVRVPDGEYACVLGPQAVTDLLNHIILPSLNLGVFYAGASAFQGKMLQPIASPLLDMWDDGAAPGLAGSKGITCEGLPTGRTDLVRQGRLVGLLTDYYRSQQILRDPQARAKLGVDPAQVRDGLVPRNGFRFFFGGGRHPEAPVGIFGTNVIISTSQPCTHEELLRRVGNGLYIGRIWYTYPINGLAAGDFTCTIVGDSYLIKDGRLDKPIKPNTVRINDSIHRVLRGIIGIGDKPRGTLVWAADSIMYVPEVAVQRLQVREIAGFIETVYPTRE from the coding sequence ATGATCCCCCTGGCAACTTTGAAGCGGACGGTGCAGGAGGGGCTGGCTTACCTGCACGCTCAGCCCGATGTGCAGGAGGCGGAGGTGTTTGCCGCCTCCAATGGCGCTTTGTTCGCCCGCCTTAACTACACCTCCCACCTGCCCTGCAACGGGGTGGAGGAGCCCAAGTCCCAAGAGTCCTATGGGGTGGCGGTGCGGATCCTGTTCCGAGGGGAGGGGGGTCTCCGCTACGGCGCAGGCTCGGAGCCGAGCGACCTGTCTCTGGAGGGGGTGAAGCGGGCCCTACAGAAGGCGCGGCGGGCAGCCGTGTTGGACCCCGACCGCACCTCCCTCCCTCGTCCCACGGGGGAGAGGCGTCGCCTGCGCCGGTACCACGACCCTTTGGTGATGCGCATGCGCGATGACGATTTGGTGCGGGTCGGGTGGACGGCTGTGGAGGGGGCACTGGGAGCATTCCAGTCGGCCGAGGATCTGGTGTCCTTAGTGGAGCGCCCCGACCAGTTGCCCCGCCTGGGCCTCATTCTGGGGGGGGATGTTACCGTCTTGCAGGAGCGCATCGCCGTCGGCTCCACCCATATCCCCGTGGATACGGACCAGTCCACCCTGGTGATGGCCTTCTTGACGAGTATGGTGGAGGCACGGGTCAGCAAAGGCTCGGCGTGGATGGTGGGAACTCGCCTGACCGACTTTTCCCCTGAGCCCGGGGCGGAATGCGCCCGTAACGCCGTCCGCGCGATGGACGGGGTGCGGGTGCCCGATGGGGAATATGCGTGTGTGCTCGGCCCCCAGGCTGTTACCGACCTGCTCAACCACATTATCCTCCCCAGCCTGAACCTGGGGGTCTTTTATGCGGGGGCGTCGGCCTTCCAGGGGAAGATGCTCCAGCCCATTGCCTCGCCCCTGCTGGATATGTGGGACGACGGCGCGGCGCCGGGCTTGGCGGGGAGCAAGGGTATCACCTGCGAGGGTCTCCCTACCGGGCGCACCGATTTGGTGCGGCAGGGGCGCTTGGTGGGCCTGCTGACCGACTACTATCGTAGTCAGCAAATCCTGCGCGACCCCCAGGCTCGGGCTAAGTTAGGTGTTGACCCCGCACAGGTGCGGGATGGGCTGGTGCCCCGCAACGGCTTCCGCTTCTTCTTCGGCGGGGGACGCCACCCTGAGGCGCCCGTGGGCATTTTCGGCACCAATGTGATCATCTCCACCAGCCAGCCCTGTACCCACGAGGAGCTGCTCCGCCGGGTAGGCAACGGCCTCTACATCGGGCGCATCTGGTATACCTACCCCATCAACGGGCTGGCGGCGGGCGACTTTACGTGCACAATAGTGGGGGACTCGTACCTGATAAAGGACGGGCGATTGGATAAGCCTATCAAGCCCAACACGGTGCGCATCAACGACAGCATCCATCGTGTCTTGCGGGGGATTATCGGCATCGGGGACAAGCCGCGGGGCACCCTCGTGTGGGCGGCCGATAGCATTATGTATGTGCCGGAGGTGGCCGTCCAGCGCCTTCAGGTGCGAGAGATTGCCGGCTTCATCGAGACGGTCTACCCGACGCGAGAGTGA
- a CDS encoding class II fumarate hydratase has translation MTVARPTRIERDSMGPMEVPADAYYGASTQRAVLNFPISGQRFPRRFIRALGLIKWAAAKANMELGLLDPSIGNAIVQSAWEVAEGRWDDQFVVDIFQTGSGTSTNMNANEVIANRAGELLGLPRGSRKVHPNDHVNLGQSSNDVIPTAIHLSSLMAIKDDLIPALEGLHQALLAKSQEFWPIIKTGRTHLQDATPIRLGQEFLGYAGQVERGIRRLRGAMEELAEVALGGTAVGTGVNTHPQFAGKVCTLLSLVVGYPIRETDNHFQAQATLDNVVAAGGAVRTVALSLHKIANDIRWLGSGPRAGLGELLLPEVQPGSSIMPGKVNPVIAESLIQVCGQVVANDTALVMANLGSYLELNLMMPLAARNLLESVSLLASASRNFTEQCVKGLKATSKGPEMVEKGLMLATALAPVIGYDKAADIAKEAARTGKTIREVARERTTLTEEDLRKILDPEKMTQPGLGAGPVSG, from the coding sequence ATGACGGTAGCCCGCCCCACGCGCATAGAGCGGGATTCGATGGGCCCCATGGAGGTGCCCGCCGATGCTTACTACGGAGCATCCACTCAACGGGCCGTGCTCAACTTCCCCATTAGCGGACAGCGCTTCCCCCGGCGGTTCATCCGCGCCCTAGGCCTCATCAAATGGGCAGCCGCCAAAGCGAATATGGAACTGGGCCTGCTAGACCCCTCCATCGGCAACGCCATCGTCCAATCAGCTTGGGAGGTGGCGGAGGGGCGATGGGACGACCAGTTTGTGGTGGACATTTTCCAGACCGGCTCGGGCACCTCCACCAACATGAACGCCAACGAGGTCATCGCCAACCGCGCCGGCGAGCTGCTGGGCCTGCCCCGAGGCTCCCGCAAGGTGCACCCCAACGACCACGTCAACCTGGGACAGTCCTCCAACGATGTGATCCCCACCGCCATCCACCTCTCGTCCCTTATGGCCATCAAGGATGACCTCATCCCCGCCCTGGAGGGGCTCCACCAAGCCCTGCTGGCCAAGTCCCAGGAGTTCTGGCCCATCATCAAGACGGGACGCACCCATCTTCAAGATGCCACCCCCATTCGCCTGGGACAGGAGTTCCTAGGCTATGCCGGCCAGGTGGAGCGGGGTATCCGCCGCCTACGGGGGGCCATGGAGGAGCTGGCAGAGGTGGCCCTGGGGGGCACCGCCGTCGGAACGGGGGTGAACACCCATCCCCAGTTTGCGGGCAAGGTGTGCACCCTTCTCTCACTAGTGGTCGGCTACCCCATCCGCGAGACGGATAACCACTTCCAGGCCCAGGCCACCTTGGACAATGTGGTGGCGGCGGGAGGCGCCGTGCGCACCGTAGCCCTGAGCCTCCATAAGATAGCCAACGACATCCGTTGGCTAGGATCAGGGCCGCGGGCGGGGCTCGGGGAATTGCTCCTACCCGAGGTCCAGCCTGGCAGTTCCATCATGCCCGGTAAGGTCAACCCCGTCATCGCCGAGTCCCTCATTCAGGTGTGCGGGCAGGTGGTGGCCAACGACACTGCTCTGGTGATGGCCAACCTGGGCAGTTACTTGGAGTTGAACCTGATGATGCCCCTAGCCGCCCGCAACCTGCTGGAGTCCGTTTCCCTTCTGGCCTCCGCATCCCGCAACTTCACCGAGCAGTGCGTCAAGGGCCTCAAGGCCACCTCCAAAGGTCCCGAGATGGTAGAAAAGGGTCTCATGCTGGCCACCGCCCTGGCACCCGTCATCGGCTACGATAAGGCCGCCGACATCGCCAAAGAGGCCGCCCGCACGGGAAAGACGATTCGGGAGGTGGCCCGGGAGCGCACCACCCTCACCGAAGAGGACCTGCGGAAAATCCTAGACCCCGAGAAGATGACCCAGCCCGGCCTGGGGGCTGGCCCAGTATCCGGCTAG
- a CDS encoding ATP-binding protein, which produces METVAASLGGSLAALTEPALLDWGEGALRRRVEEVLARLTGARRVWFVAPGDSPPADAYALTLEVHGQALGWLVLEGVSALAPSIREEVRAVALVGLALLRAVQALHREERLQREARARQRRLQAIIDAIPEALVIVRAPTAHITMANRWARHMLGTTEDGRLSIGSLYDLRLFTPEGVPLPFDQRPVTRCWRGEVCEGLEVLLEVRPGQRIPLLVNAAPLTNEQGQVTGAVVVWQDISRLKRMERLRSDFLSMVSHDLRTPLASIKTAISALRTAPALEPAATAELFQAIDEETERLVRMVNDLLDLSRLEAGALPMEPEECGLGDIVQQAVREVERSGLTQGRTLQVDIPPTLPSLWADVSHIQRVVVNLLVNALAHTPASSPVRLSAYHDDRRNEVVVCVADQGPGIPPEDLPHLFERFYRSPHKSGRGYGIGLGLAICKALVELHGGRIWAESALGQGSTFYFALPLAKTDAQR; this is translated from the coding sequence ATGGAGACAGTTGCGGCGTCTTTAGGGGGAAGCCTGGCGGCTCTCACCGAGCCTGCCTTGCTGGACTGGGGAGAGGGGGCCCTGCGCCGCCGGGTGGAGGAGGTGCTGGCCCGTCTGACAGGGGCGCGCAGAGTGTGGTTCGTCGCCCCAGGGGACTCCCCTCCGGCAGACGCTTACGCCCTCACCTTAGAGGTGCACGGACAGGCGCTGGGTTGGCTGGTTCTGGAGGGGGTGAGTGCCCTTGCCCCCTCTATTCGGGAGGAGGTTCGGGCAGTGGCGCTGGTGGGGCTTGCCCTTCTACGGGCCGTCCAGGCTCTGCACCGGGAAGAGCGTCTGCAGCGCGAGGCGCGCGCCCGCCAGCGTCGCCTTCAGGCTATCATAGACGCCATCCCCGAGGCCCTGGTCATCGTGCGGGCACCCACGGCCCACATCACTATGGCTAATCGCTGGGCACGCCACATGCTGGGAACAACGGAGGATGGGCGTCTTTCCATCGGCTCACTTTATGACCTACGCCTTTTCACGCCCGAGGGGGTGCCTCTGCCCTTTGACCAACGCCCCGTTACCCGCTGTTGGCGGGGGGAGGTGTGTGAGGGGTTGGAGGTGCTGTTGGAGGTGCGGCCAGGGCAGCGCATCCCTCTGCTGGTGAACGCTGCCCCTTTGACCAACGAGCAGGGGCAGGTTACCGGGGCGGTGGTGGTGTGGCAGGACATCAGCCGCCTCAAGCGGATGGAGCGCTTGCGCTCGGACTTCCTGTCCATGGTGAGCCACGACCTGCGCACACCCCTGGCCAGCATTAAGACCGCTATCTCCGCTTTGCGCACCGCCCCCGCTCTGGAGCCTGCGGCGACGGCCGAGTTGTTCCAGGCCATAGACGAGGAGACGGAGCGCCTGGTGCGCATGGTCAACGACTTGCTGGACCTGTCTCGCCTGGAGGCCGGGGCCTTGCCCATGGAGCCCGAGGAGTGTGGACTGGGGGACATCGTCCAGCAGGCGGTGCGGGAGGTGGAGCGGTCGGGACTGACGCAGGGGCGGACCCTGCAGGTAGACATCCCTCCCACCCTTCCGTCCCTATGGGCCGATGTCTCCCATATCCAGCGGGTGGTGGTGAACCTCCTGGTGAATGCTTTGGCGCATACACCGGCCTCTAGCCCTGTGCGCCTCTCGGCATATCACGATGACCGCCGCAACGAGGTCGTGGTGTGTGTGGCCGATCAAGGGCCGGGCATCCCTCCCGAAGACCTCCCCCACCTGTTTGAGCGTTTCTACCGTTCCCCCCACAAAAGCGGTCGGGGGTATGGCATCGGGCTGGGGTTGGCCATCTGCAAGGCGTTGGTAGAACTGCACGGGGGGCGTATTTGGGCTGAGAGCGCCTTAGGGCAGGGTTCTACCTTTTATTTTGCCCTTCCCCTTGCCAAAACGGATGCCCAGAGGTAA
- a CDS encoding response regulator transcription factor translates to MQSPKPYRILVVEDDARLCRFLADLLRRQDYQVESATDGLQALQQAEVFQPHLVLLDLLLPNLNGLEVLHRLRQWSNAVVLVLSGRGEEALKVRALDLGADDYLTKPFSPPELLARVRALLRRAEHSPSLTTPHPVLTFGDLTIDLSARIVKRSGQEVPLTRTEFALLQVLVANAGKVLTHKELLQQVWGPEYGQETEYLRTFIKQLRRKLEPDPARPRYIVTQAGVGYRFQPPGNAESR, encoded by the coding sequence GTGCAGTCTCCCAAGCCGTATCGCATCCTGGTGGTGGAGGACGACGCCCGCCTATGCCGTTTCCTGGCAGACCTGTTGCGTCGCCAGGACTATCAGGTGGAGAGCGCCACGGACGGCCTGCAGGCCCTCCAACAGGCCGAGGTTTTTCAGCCCCATCTGGTCCTACTGGATTTGCTTTTGCCGAATCTGAACGGCTTGGAGGTCCTCCACCGCCTGCGCCAGTGGAGCAACGCCGTGGTGCTGGTTCTCTCTGGGCGGGGGGAAGAGGCCCTTAAGGTGCGGGCGCTCGACCTGGGGGCCGACGATTACCTGACCAAGCCCTTCAGTCCGCCAGAACTTTTGGCCCGTGTGCGGGCGCTCCTGCGCCGAGCAGAGCACTCCCCATCACTGACCACTCCTCACCCTGTTCTCACGTTCGGGGATCTCACTATAGACCTCTCGGCCCGTATCGTGAAGCGCAGCGGCCAGGAGGTGCCCCTCACCAGGACCGAGTTCGCCCTCCTGCAAGTCCTCGTGGCCAATGCGGGGAAGGTGCTCACCCATAAGGAACTGCTCCAGCAGGTGTGGGGACCTGAATACGGTCAGGAGACCGAATACCTACGCACCTTCATTAAGCAACTGCGGCGCAAACTGGAGCCTGATCCCGCTCGCCCCCGCTACATTGTGACCCAAGCAGGGGTGGGGTATCGCTTTCAGCCCCCAGGCAACGCCGAGAGCAGGTGA